The following coding sequences are from one Biomphalaria glabrata chromosome 8, xgBioGlab47.1, whole genome shotgun sequence window:
- the LOC106079477 gene encoding uncharacterized protein LOC106079477 isoform X2, whose protein sequence is MARLKLLYELEFRELKQELRDRDLKTSGNKETLQARLRDDILEEKEDPDTYLFEVEPNLLEQINSKLDAMNTKIAAMNQRIPAVEERIINSDVRSDAKTRERSLGGDHEDPLKPDEAVERHMQVERYQPGPNLTDVGPAAKTREESPDGGKENPRQSDVDVDGHLKDECHRQGLKPTSDWPDTETRERGPDGGEESRMEPEAEDEGPFHEECYQPAPRACPPDKAEDDDLSHNSPPCGFEAHPSPSSQSPMKPPLLPTILVSPALTSYTSPCVKWLSSVPTDKRAMQPQRHCNKRAINWMKRRRRRLRSPTCMVILPRNNCSHMKTNWRRRRRRLLLLSATWMTMRQLH, encoded by the coding sequence atggctcgtctgaaactgctgtacgaacttgaatttagagaactgaagcaaGAACTCCGAGATCGAGATCTGAAAACGAGCGGaaataaagaaaccttacaagcacgcctccgagatgacattttggaagaaaaagaagatccggacacatatctttttgaagtcgaacctaaCTTGCTGGAACAGATCAATTCCAAGCTAGATGCCATGAACACCAAGATAGCCgctatgaaccaacgcatacctgcTGTAGAGGAGAGAATCATCAACTCAGACGTTCGTTCAGATGCTAAAACCAGAGAGAGGAGCCTTGGTGGTGATCACgaggacccattgaaacctgacgaagccgttgagagacatatgcaagtcgagagataccagccaggtccgaacctaacagacgttggtccagctgccaagactagagaggaaagtcctgatggtggtaaagagaatccaaggcagtctgacgttgacgttgatggacatttgaaagACGAATGTCATCGacagggtctgaaaccaacaagcgattggcccgatactgagacgagagagagaggtcctgatggtggtgaagaaagccgaatggagcctgaagctgaagacgagggaccttttcacgaggagtgttaccaacctgccccacgagcatgccctccagacaaggctgaagatgatgacctgtcccacaattccccgccctgtggatttgaagcccatcccagtccttcttcgcaaagccctatgaagccacctcttttgccaacgatcttggtatccccagcccttacatcctatacctctccatgtgtcaagtggctgtcctcagtaccgaccgacaagagagcgatgcaaccacaacgtcactgcaacaagagggCGATCAACTGGatgaaaagaagaaggcggcgtttgcgtagtccaacgtgcatggtgattctaccaagaaataactgcagccacatgaagaccaactggcggagaagaagaagaaggctacttttgctgagtgcaacatggatgacgatgcgacaACTACATTga
- the LOC106079477 gene encoding uncharacterized protein LOC106079477 isoform X1, whose product MARLKLLYELEFRELKQELRDRDMKTSGNKETLQARLRDDILEEKEDPDTYLFEVELNLLEQINSKLDAMNTKIAAMNQRIPAVEERIINSDVRSDAKTRERSLGGDHEDPLKPDEAVERHMQVERYQPGPNLTDVGPATKTREESPDGGKENPRQSDVDVDGHLKDECHRQGLKPTSDWPDTETRERGPDGGEESRMEPEAEDEGPFHEECYQPAPRACPPDKAEDDDLSHNSPPCGFEAHPSPSSQSPMKPPLLPTILVSPALTSYTSPCVKWLSSVPTDKRAMQPQRHCNKRAINWMKRRRRRLRSPTCMVILPKNNCSHMKTNWRRRRRRRLLLLSATWMTMRQRH is encoded by the coding sequence atggctcgtctgaaactgctgtacgaacttgaatttagagaactgaagcaaGAACTCCGAGATCGAGATATGAAAACGAGCGGaaataaagaaaccttacaagcacgcctccgagatgacattttggaagaaaaagaagatccggacacatatctttttgaagtcgaacttAACTTGCTGGAACAGATCAATTCCAAGCTAGATGCCATGAACACCAAGATAGCCgctatgaaccaacgcatacctgctgtggaggagagaatcatcaactcagacgttcgttcagatgctaaaaccagagagaggagccttggtggtgatcacgaggacccattgaaacctgacgaagccgttgagagacatatgcaagtcgagagataccagccaggtccgaacctaacagacgttggtccagctacCAAGACTagagaggaaagtcctgatggtggtaaagagaatccaaggcagtctgacgttgacgttgatggacatttgaaagACGAATGTCATCGacagggtctgaaaccaacaagcgattggcccgatactgagacgagagagagaggtcctgatggtggtgaagaaagccgaatggagcctgaagctgaagacgagggaccttttcacgaggagtgttaccaacctgccccacgagcatgccctccagacaaggctgaagatgatgacctgtcccacaattccccgccctgtggatttgaagcccatcccagtccttcttcgcaaagccctatgaagccacctcttttgccaacgatcttggtatccccagcccttacatcctatacctctccatgtgtcaagtggctgtcctcagtaccgaccgacaagagagcgatgcaaccacaacgtcactgcaacaagagggCGATCAACTGGatgaaaagaagaaggcggcgtttgcgtagtccaacgtgcatggtgattctaccaaaaaataactgcagccacatgaagaccaactggcggagaagaagaagaagaaggctacttttgctgagtgcaacatggatgacgatgcgacaacgacattga